The Psilocybe cubensis strain MGC-MH-2018 chromosome 7, whole genome shotgun sequence genome has a window encoding:
- a CDS encoding Fruiting body protein SC1, whose protein sequence is MFARAASTFVLALPLLAAASAVPRNDGPSNQCNTGSLQCCDSTQSATSSSVAGLLGLLGVVVGSVTGLVGVNCSPISVVGISGNSCSAQPVCCTDNSFNGVIALGCSPINLNL, encoded by the exons ATGTTCGCTCGTGCTGCCTCTACTTTTGTGCTCGCTCTCCCCCTCCTTGCGGCCGCCAGTGCTGTTCCCCGTAACGACGGCCCATCCAACCAGTGCAACACTGGCAGCCTTCAGTGCTGCGACTCTACTCAGAGC GCGACCTCGAGCTCAGTCGCAGGCCTGCTCGGTCTTTtgggcgtcgtcgtcggctcTGTCACCGGACTCGTTGGAG TAAACTGCTCTCCCATTAGCGTCGTTGGCATCAGCGGAAACTCTTGCTCCGCTCAACCTGTCTGCTGCACTGACAACTCCTTC AACGGAGTCATTGCTCTCGGATGCTCCCCCATTAACCTCAACTTGTAA
- a CDS encoding Fruiting body protein SC1, translated as MGLWRLCSFASNIVESEYSQRQQPYYFPDKNDSRNVWFYENARPSRDGTWDVDTANLVRSADNIDSENMFARTSALVLALPLLAAASAVPRTDGPSNQCNTGPVQCCNSLLSSTSSTSNSLLGLLGIVLGDITGLLGRSTLPVNCSPLSVVGIGGNSCSTQPVCCTNNQFNGLINLGCSPININL; from the exons ATGGGTTTGTGGCGGCTATGTAGCTTTGCGTCAAATATTGTCGAATCAGAGTACAGCCAGCGGCAGCAGCCGTATTACTTCCCTGACAAGAATGACAGCCGCAATGTCTGGTTTTACGAGAACGCCAGGCCGAGCCGCGACGGAACATGGGATGTCGATACTGCAAACCTTGTACGCTCTGCGGACAACATTGACTCTGAAAAT ATGTTCGCCCGCACCTCTGCTCTCGTCCTcgctcttcctctccttgcTGCTGCCAGCGCCGTCCCCCGCACTGATGGTCCTTCGAACCAGTGCAATACCGGACCTGTTCAGTGCTGCAACAGTCTTTTGAGC TCGACCTCCAGCACCTCCAACTCTCTCCTCGGTTTGTTGGGCATTGTTCTCGGGGACATCACCGGTCTCCTCGGTC GATCGACTCTGCCAGTCAACTGCTCTCCCCTCAGCGTCGTTGGCATCGGAGGCAACTCCTGCTCTACCCAGCCCGTCTGCTGCACTAACAACCAATTC AATGGTCTTATCAACCTCGGCTGCTCTcccatcaacatcaaccttTAA